The following proteins come from a genomic window of Hymenobacter canadensis:
- a CDS encoding M1 family aminopeptidase, with translation MKNLLTAAGCVLATTAALAQQAPPTPPANPALQIYRASATKVNDLVHTKLDVRFDYAKRYLYGKEWVTLKPHAYATDSLRLDAKGMDIKQVALVNGQQLTPLKFDYTDQNNLRIYLGKAMAPGTSYTVYIEYTAKPDELKVQGSAAISDAKGLYFINPDSAVAGKPVQIWTQGETEASSAWFPTIDRPNQKTTSEISLTVPSKYVTLSNGALVSQTPAGAGLRTDTWKMDLPHAPYLFMMAVGDFKIYKETWRGKEVSYYLEPKYAPFAKQIFGNTPDMLEFFSNRLGVEYPWNKYAQVVVRDYVSGAMENTSATLHGEFVQMTDKQLLDREYGNESVIAHELFHQWFGDYVTAESWSNLTVNESMADFSEGLYAEHKYGADAGDSHNHRNLRNYLRSAPDAQKNLVRFHYADKEEMFDLVSYQKGGAILDMLRTYLGDDVFFAGLQKYLQDNKFGNGEAHQQRLAMEAVSGQDLNWFYNQWYFGTGHPIVTIDYAWDAAQKVQSVTVKQTQPGTPFQLPFAIDYYVNGQPQRQRVMMTQATQTFTMPLSAKPNLVDVDAEKTLVWQQTDNKPVAEFAYQYAHAPLYVARREALLAAAAKQDTDAAARKLLLAGLNDPFNNLRMVAAERLKLDNKAIAKEAAPALRKRVATEKDPHALATELTALAKIKDKKDEKLFTRQLSAPSYTVQSAALQALGEVQPALALTKAQALENSEEAGISQAVASVYSQHGGDAQWAYVRNRFDAAEGQGKFGYFEGMGAMLTRLNDPKAFAEDVERLRDLAIKYKRYGADEPVIAALQAGAKAQAGKPAAAANQAAAEKAITDIQAAK, from the coding sequence ATGAAAAACCTGCTTACTGCTGCCGGCTGCGTGCTGGCTACCACTGCGGCCCTGGCCCAACAGGCTCCACCCACGCCGCCCGCCAACCCGGCCCTGCAGATCTACCGCGCCTCCGCCACCAAGGTCAACGACCTGGTGCACACCAAGCTCGATGTGCGCTTCGACTACGCCAAGCGCTACCTCTACGGCAAAGAGTGGGTGACGCTCAAGCCCCACGCCTACGCCACCGACTCGCTGCGGCTCGATGCCAAAGGCATGGACATCAAGCAGGTGGCGCTGGTGAACGGCCAGCAGCTGACGCCGCTGAAATTTGACTACACCGACCAGAACAACCTGCGCATCTACCTGGGCAAGGCCATGGCGCCCGGCACCAGCTACACCGTCTACATCGAGTACACGGCCAAGCCCGACGAGTTGAAGGTGCAGGGCAGCGCGGCTATTTCCGATGCCAAAGGCCTGTATTTCATCAACCCCGACAGCGCTGTAGCCGGCAAGCCCGTGCAGATCTGGACTCAGGGCGAGACGGAAGCTTCATCGGCGTGGTTTCCGACCATCGACCGGCCCAACCAGAAAACCACCTCGGAAATCAGCCTGACGGTGCCCAGCAAGTACGTGACGCTCTCCAACGGCGCGCTGGTGAGCCAGACGCCCGCCGGCGCGGGCCTGCGCACCGACACCTGGAAGATGGATCTGCCCCACGCGCCCTACCTGTTTATGATGGCCGTCGGCGACTTCAAAATCTACAAGGAAACCTGGCGCGGCAAAGAGGTGAGCTACTACCTGGAGCCCAAGTACGCGCCCTTCGCCAAGCAGATTTTCGGCAACACGCCCGACATGCTGGAGTTCTTCTCCAACCGCCTCGGCGTGGAATATCCGTGGAATAAATACGCCCAGGTGGTGGTGCGCGACTACGTGAGCGGGGCCATGGAAAACACCTCGGCCACGCTGCACGGCGAGTTTGTGCAGATGACTGACAAGCAGCTGCTGGACCGCGAGTACGGCAATGAATCGGTTATTGCCCACGAGCTGTTCCACCAATGGTTCGGCGACTACGTGACGGCCGAAAGCTGGAGCAACCTCACGGTGAACGAAAGCATGGCCGACTTCTCCGAAGGCCTCTACGCCGAGCATAAATACGGCGCCGACGCCGGCGACTCGCATAACCACCGCAACCTGCGCAACTATCTGCGCAGCGCCCCCGATGCCCAGAAAAACCTCGTCCGCTTCCACTACGCCGACAAAGAAGAGATGTTTGACCTGGTGAGCTACCAGAAGGGCGGTGCCATTCTGGACATGCTGCGCACCTACCTCGGCGACGACGTGTTTTTCGCCGGCCTGCAGAAATACCTGCAGGACAATAAGTTCGGCAACGGCGAGGCCCACCAGCAGCGCCTGGCCATGGAGGCCGTGTCGGGCCAGGATCTGAACTGGTTCTACAACCAGTGGTACTTCGGCACCGGCCACCCCATCGTGACTATCGACTACGCTTGGGATGCTGCCCAGAAGGTGCAGTCCGTGACCGTGAAGCAGACCCAGCCCGGCACGCCGTTTCAGCTGCCCTTCGCCATTGATTATTACGTGAACGGCCAGCCCCAGCGCCAGCGCGTGATGATGACCCAGGCCACCCAGACCTTCACGATGCCGCTTTCGGCCAAGCCGAACCTGGTGGACGTGGACGCCGAGAAAACGCTGGTGTGGCAGCAAACCGACAACAAGCCCGTGGCCGAGTTTGCCTACCAGTATGCCCATGCCCCGCTCTACGTGGCGCGCCGTGAGGCCCTACTGGCCGCCGCCGCCAAGCAGGACACCGACGCTGCCGCCCGCAAGCTGCTACTGGCCGGCCTCAACGACCCGTTCAACAACTTGCGCATGGTGGCCGCCGAGCGCCTGAAGCTCGATAACAAGGCCATTGCCAAGGAAGCCGCGCCGGCGCTGCGCAAGCGGGTAGCCACCGAAAAAGACCCGCACGCCCTGGCTACGGAACTCACGGCGCTGGCCAAGATCAAGGATAAGAAGGACGAGAAGCTGTTCACCCGGCAGCTCAGCGCGCCGTCGTACACGGTGCAGTCTGCGGCGCTGCAGGCGCTGGGTGAGGTGCAGCCCGCACTGGCCCTGACCAAAGCGCAGGCGTTGGAAAACAGCGAAGAGGCGGGCATCAGCCAGGCCGTAGCCAGCGTGTACAGCCAGCACGGCGGCGACGCCCAGTGGGCCTACGTCCGCAACCGGTTCGATGCCGCCGAAGGTCAGGGCAAGTTCGGGTACTTTGAGGGCATGGGCGCTATGCTAACGCGCCTCAACGACCCCAAGGCCTTCGCCGAAGACGTGGAGCGCCTGCGCGACTTGGCCATCAAGTACAAGCGCTACGGCGCCGATGAGCCCGTAATTGCCGCTTTGCAGGCTGGTGCCAAAGCCCAGGCCGGCAAGCCCGCCGCCGCCGCCAACCAGGCCGCCGCCGAAAAGGCCATTACCGACATTCAGGCTGCCAAGTAA
- a CDS encoding universal stress protein: MTIATVLCPVDFSEATAPLVAYAAALAAGTHAELRLLHVLEPQPVLENLPDVALAQQLAHYHALATAAGARVSTAVVHAPDVAQAIVAEARQHPADLIVIGAHGRTGLNRFLMGSTAETVVRTAVCVTLLVKSPAATPYRASA; the protein is encoded by the coding sequence ATGACCATTGCCACCGTTCTTTGCCCGGTTGACTTTTCGGAAGCTACGGCTCCGCTGGTAGCCTATGCGGCGGCCCTGGCCGCCGGCACCCACGCCGAGCTGCGCCTGCTGCACGTGCTGGAACCGCAACCCGTGCTGGAAAACCTGCCCGATGTGGCGCTGGCCCAGCAGTTGGCCCATTATCATGCGCTGGCCACGGCCGCCGGGGCGCGCGTCAGCACCGCCGTGGTGCACGCCCCCGATGTGGCCCAGGCCATTGTGGCCGAAGCCCGCCAGCATCCCGCCGACCTCATTGTTATCGGGGCGCACGGCCGCACCGGCCTGAACCGGTTTCTGATGGGCAGCACCGCCGAAACGGTGGTGCGTACTGCCGTCTGTGTTACGCTGCTGGTGAAGTCGCCGGCCGCCACTCCTTACCGGGCCTCGGCTTAG
- a CDS encoding TolC family protein produces MLSRPQFAASLLTLGLLTAAGTAQAQVLSDSLTLDGTIRSVLEANPAITTLEEEVNAATSRVTQSRGGFLPQITGTATYTRIDPVVQVQLSPDAPAFQLAPNNNYDAHITLQYGLLDFGKKDATYNLAESRRLTAVDQINVTRRDLAYSAAQSYYNILFVRESIKVQNAQIASLQQHKREMEKRVEGGVSTRFDVTTTDVRITQAQNTKIDLENQLRNQQVQLARLLHKPEYADVPVRGTFAYQPTAIDLNQALTQANENRPEVKLARDAEQTANLNLKLIERANTPTLGVGAQLGGKNGYLPNLEKFRPNSVGVVQFSMPIYDGGKNKNQRVEALANIRGSQARIQDTQEQIRADVRQAVNNLQSSTARYDNAQLQISQATDALTRAKARYRYDVGTNLDVLDAETSLAQARLARLQAIYNYTLGQYQLKRATGEQIWAGTAPAK; encoded by the coding sequence ATGCTTTCCCGACCTCAATTTGCTGCTTCACTCCTGACGCTAGGCCTGCTCACTGCCGCTGGCACCGCGCAGGCCCAGGTACTGTCCGATTCGCTGACCTTGGATGGCACCATCCGGTCGGTGCTGGAGGCCAACCCGGCCATCACCACGCTGGAAGAAGAAGTGAATGCCGCTACCAGCCGCGTGACGCAAAGCCGCGGCGGCTTCCTGCCCCAGATTACGGGCACCGCCACCTACACCCGCATCGATCCGGTGGTGCAGGTGCAGCTCAGCCCCGACGCGCCGGCATTTCAGCTGGCGCCCAACAACAACTACGACGCCCACATCACGCTGCAATACGGCCTGCTGGATTTCGGCAAGAAGGACGCCACCTACAACTTGGCCGAAAGTCGCCGCCTGACCGCCGTTGACCAGATCAACGTCACCCGCCGCGACCTGGCGTATTCTGCTGCGCAGTCCTACTATAACATTCTGTTTGTGCGCGAAAGCATCAAGGTGCAGAACGCCCAGATTGCCTCGCTGCAGCAGCACAAGCGCGAAATGGAGAAGCGGGTGGAAGGCGGCGTGAGCACGCGCTTCGACGTGACGACCACCGATGTGCGCATCACCCAGGCCCAGAACACCAAAATCGACCTCGAAAACCAGCTCCGCAACCAGCAGGTACAGCTGGCCCGCCTGCTGCACAAGCCCGAGTACGCCGACGTGCCGGTACGCGGCACCTTCGCCTACCAGCCCACGGCCATCGACCTGAACCAGGCGCTGACGCAGGCCAACGAAAACCGCCCGGAAGTGAAGCTGGCCCGCGACGCTGAGCAGACCGCCAACCTCAACCTCAAGCTGATTGAGCGCGCCAACACGCCCACGCTGGGAGTAGGGGCGCAGTTGGGCGGCAAAAACGGCTACCTGCCCAACCTGGAGAAGTTCCGGCCCAACTCGGTGGGCGTGGTGCAGTTCTCGATGCCGATATATGATGGGGGCAAAAACAAAAACCAGCGGGTAGAGGCCCTGGCCAACATTCGCGGCTCCCAGGCCCGCATCCAGGACACGCAGGAGCAGATCCGCGCCGACGTGCGGCAGGCGGTAAATAACCTGCAGTCGAGCACGGCCCGCTACGACAACGCCCAGCTGCAGATCAGCCAGGCCACCGACGCCCTGACCCGCGCCAAGGCCCGCTACCGCTACGACGTAGGCACCAACCTCGACGTGCTGGACGCCGAAACCTCGCTGGCGCAGGCCCGCCTGGCGCGGCTGCAGGCCATCTACAACTACACGCTGGGCCAATACCAGCTCAAGCGCGCCACCGGCGAGCAAATCTGGGCCGGTACGGCACCTGCCAAGTAG
- a CDS encoding sigma-54-dependent Fis family transcriptional regulator yields the protein MPQSEESLLLYLNEAIATTRSKDKLFQLVTEKLRLIFPFDMIAIITLDSAQRYKRLFMRDYLGEVPYPMPQNAAGMMPVENSPTELFVRDPRVQQIDIRELTADYPDFMPFVLLGQRKVHYLTVVPLRTGGQLIGLLCMAARRPPALLPADLALLEKIGSLVAVAVNNALAFEEIAWREREKSVQLSVTNVLLSSKDRQALFQTVAEEINRIVPLDYFGLRIQRRETATEGFAEFAKQPDGTFAPLAESRWDGVADREQMQRETFGIFSQPLLLTGPDYELAARRYRMLQYTMEKNGTRAMLGVPLWTDDTQAAVLVLASRRPDAFTTADLDLVAGLAPQITLAMRNLFAFEQIEALRAQLEREKTYLLDEINTTAKFEDFIGTSPVMQLVQTRIRQVAPTDTTVLIQGETGTGKELVARALHNLSPRKERALIKLNCAALPAQLIESELFGHEKGAFTGAHDRRIGKFELADGGTIFLDEVGELPLDLQAKLLRVLQEKEFERIGGRRVIRADVRVIAATNRVLEEEVAAGHFRADLYYRLNVFPIRLPALRERTEDIEPLMRHFLERFTKQMGKPVRGLRERDLRALQQYGWPGNVRELEHVLEQAVIVSQGPFLEFQGFAAATQAAPAASEAGGPLKTLREQERDHILAALHRTGGRVSGPNGAAVLLDINPKTLEARMKKLGIRRTVEAGE from the coding sequence ATGCCCCAATCAGAAGAGTCGCTGCTGCTGTACCTCAACGAGGCCATTGCTACCACGCGCAGCAAAGACAAGCTCTTTCAGTTGGTAACGGAGAAGCTGCGGCTGATTTTTCCGTTCGACATGATTGCCATCATCACGCTCGACAGCGCCCAGCGCTACAAGCGGCTGTTCATGCGTGACTACCTGGGCGAGGTACCCTACCCGATGCCGCAAAATGCAGCCGGCATGATGCCGGTGGAAAACTCCCCGACTGAGCTGTTCGTGCGCGACCCACGGGTGCAGCAGATCGACATCCGGGAGCTGACGGCGGACTACCCGGATTTTATGCCGTTTGTACTGCTGGGGCAGCGCAAGGTGCACTACCTGACGGTCGTGCCGCTGCGCACCGGCGGCCAGCTGATCGGGCTGCTGTGCATGGCGGCGCGGCGCCCCCCGGCCCTACTGCCTGCCGACCTGGCGCTGCTGGAAAAAATCGGGAGCCTGGTGGCAGTGGCCGTGAACAATGCCCTGGCCTTCGAGGAAATAGCCTGGCGCGAGCGGGAAAAATCAGTGCAGCTGTCGGTGACCAACGTGCTGCTGAGCAGCAAAGACCGGCAGGCGTTGTTTCAGACGGTGGCGGAGGAAATCAACCGCATCGTGCCGCTCGACTACTTCGGGCTGCGCATTCAGCGGCGGGAAACGGCCACGGAGGGCTTCGCGGAGTTTGCCAAGCAGCCCGACGGCACGTTTGCGCCACTGGCCGAAAGCCGCTGGGACGGGGTAGCCGACCGCGAGCAGATGCAGCGCGAAACCTTCGGCATCTTCTCGCAGCCGCTGCTGCTTACCGGCCCCGACTACGAGCTGGCCGCCCGCCGCTACCGCATGCTGCAGTACACGATGGAGAAAAACGGCACCCGCGCCATGCTGGGCGTGCCGCTCTGGACCGACGACACCCAGGCCGCCGTACTGGTGCTGGCCAGCCGCCGCCCCGATGCCTTCACCACCGCCGACCTGGACCTGGTGGCGGGCCTAGCGCCGCAAATCACGCTGGCCATGCGCAACCTGTTTGCCTTTGAGCAGATTGAGGCCCTGCGCGCCCAGCTGGAACGCGAAAAAACCTACCTGCTCGACGAAATCAACACCACGGCCAAGTTTGAGGACTTCATCGGGACCAGCCCGGTGATGCAGCTGGTGCAGACCCGCATCCGACAGGTGGCGCCTACCGATACTACGGTGCTTATTCAGGGTGAAACCGGCACCGGCAAGGAGCTGGTAGCGCGGGCCCTGCACAACCTGTCGCCGCGCAAGGAGCGCGCCCTCATCAAACTCAACTGCGCCGCACTGCCGGCCCAGCTCATCGAAAGCGAGCTATTTGGGCACGAGAAAGGTGCGTTTACGGGAGCCCACGACCGGCGCATCGGTAAGTTTGAGCTGGCCGATGGCGGCACCATTTTCCTGGATGAAGTGGGCGAGCTACCGCTTGATTTGCAAGCTAAGCTGCTGCGGGTGCTGCAGGAAAAGGAGTTTGAGCGCATCGGCGGGCGGCGCGTCATCCGGGCTGATGTGCGCGTCATTGCAGCTACTAACCGCGTGCTGGAAGAGGAAGTGGCCGCCGGGCATTTCCGCGCCGACCTCTACTACCGCCTCAACGTGTTTCCGATCCGGCTGCCGGCTTTGCGCGAGCGAACCGAAGACATTGAGCCCCTGATGAGGCATTTTTTGGAGCGGTTCACCAAGCAGATGGGTAAGCCCGTGCGCGGCCTGCGTGAGCGGGACCTGCGCGCTCTGCAGCAGTACGGTTGGCCCGGCAACGTGCGCGAACTGGAGCACGTGCTGGAACAGGCCGTGATAGTCAGCCAGGGGCCGTTTCTGGAGTTTCAGGGCTTTGCAGCGGCCACCCAGGCCGCGCCCGCCGCATCCGAAGCCGGCGGCCCACTCAAAACCCTGCGCGAGCAGGAGCGCGACCATATCCTAGCGGCGCTGCACCGCACCGGCGGCCGGGTCAGCGGCCCCAACGGCGCCGCCGTCCTGCTCGACATCAACCCCAAAACCCTTGAAGCCCGCATGAAAAAGTTGGGTATCCGGCGCACGGTGGAAGCGGGTGAGTGA
- a CDS encoding HlyD family secretion protein: MATPVQQDPAVATPRPAAPAYEPAVDEQPTGRSKRPIILIIVALVLLVGGYFGWQQYQFGLSHEETDDAQVEGDVYPILPRIGGPVVEVKVQDNQAVKKGDVLVTLDPADYQQRVNAAEAALAAARANVVAAQAGVGTAQANVGSAQSAIGVSDASRSRLEKDLKRSAFLRKEDIIPQSEYDAVQANLKSTSAQRSTAQQQVRVAQQQVAAARQQIAVAEAVVKQRQADLDNAKLQLSYTTITAPGNGVVSKKGVQPGQVVSPGQQMMGLVSSEQTWIIANFKETQLGDMKVGQPVNVEVDAYPNQEFQGHIESLSAATGARFALLPPDNASGNFVKVTQRVPVKIVLDKPDPEHPLRAGMSVVATVKVK, from the coding sequence ATGGCAACTCCCGTTCAACAAGATCCGGCCGTAGCTACTCCCCGCCCCGCTGCTCCCGCTTATGAGCCCGCCGTGGACGAACAGCCGACCGGCCGCTCCAAGCGTCCCATCATCCTCATTATTGTGGCCCTGGTGCTGCTGGTTGGCGGCTATTTTGGCTGGCAGCAATATCAGTTCGGCCTCAGCCACGAAGAAACCGACGACGCGCAGGTGGAAGGTGACGTGTACCCGATTCTGCCGCGCATCGGTGGTCCGGTGGTAGAGGTGAAGGTGCAGGACAACCAGGCCGTGAAAAAAGGCGACGTGCTCGTGACCCTCGACCCCGCCGACTACCAGCAGCGCGTGAATGCCGCCGAGGCCGCCCTGGCCGCCGCCCGCGCCAACGTAGTGGCCGCGCAGGCTGGCGTAGGCACGGCCCAGGCCAACGTAGGTAGCGCCCAGTCGGCCATCGGCGTCAGCGACGCCAGCCGCTCTCGCCTCGAAAAAGACCTGAAGCGGAGTGCCTTCCTGCGCAAAGAAGACATCATCCCGCAGAGTGAGTACGACGCCGTGCAGGCCAACCTGAAATCGACCAGCGCCCAGCGTTCCACGGCCCAGCAGCAGGTGCGCGTAGCCCAGCAGCAGGTAGCGGCCGCCCGCCAGCAGATTGCCGTGGCCGAAGCCGTGGTGAAGCAGCGCCAGGCCGACCTTGATAATGCCAAGCTGCAGTTGAGCTACACCACCATCACGGCCCCCGGCAACGGGGTGGTCAGCAAAAAGGGCGTGCAGCCCGGCCAAGTAGTAAGCCCCGGCCAGCAGATGATGGGCCTGGTATCCTCCGAGCAGACCTGGATCATCGCCAACTTCAAGGAAACCCAGCTGGGAGATATGAAAGTAGGCCAGCCCGTGAACGTGGAAGTAGACGCCTACCCCAATCAGGAGTTTCAGGGCCACATCGAGTCGCTGTCGGCCGCTACCGGCGCCCGCTTCGCCCTGCTGCCCCCCGATAACGCCTCCGGCAACTTCGTGAAAGTAACCCAGCGCGTGCCCGTCAAAATCGTGCTCGACAAACCAGACCCCGAACACCCCCTCCGCGCCGGCATGAGCGTGGTAGCCACGGTGAAGGTAAAATAG
- a CDS encoding DHA2 family efflux MFS transporter permease subunit yields the protein METGLTKWIIVATVVLCTLLELIDTSIVNVALTQMMGNLSATQQEVSWVVASYGIANVIVIPMTGFLAEQFGRRNYYLFSVILFTLASMACGQSTNIWELVAFRFIQGIGGGALMATSQAILIDTFPPKQLALGQALFGMGVIIGPTIGPTLGGYIVDNYSWPWIFYVNVPVGIVAAFCTVLFIRDPERIKNAIPRPLRDIDWAGIFLLILGVGSLQLVLEQGEREEWFESAYILAFTAASIIGVVGFIWRELTAEQPIVDLRVLTKSRNLAVGAFLSFILGFGLFASVFVFPIFCQRILGFTAAQTGLLLLPGALLSGFMMPIVGKMIQKGVPQKFMLPIGFGVFFIFSYWMSRRITPLAGESDFFWPLMLRGFGLALLFLPITTMSLSGISGKDAGQAAGLTGMIRQLGGSFGVALVGTYIERTSFHNRVALLPNISLYDPETQQRVQGLTASFVAKGASLMQAQQQAYAALEGMLMKQTAIITYGQTFLLIGLFFLACLPLVLIVKRARPGEKVDLNAAH from the coding sequence ATGGAAACCGGATTAACGAAATGGATCATCGTGGCGACGGTGGTGCTGTGTACGCTGCTGGAGCTTATCGATACCAGCATCGTGAACGTGGCCCTGACGCAGATGATGGGCAACCTCTCGGCCACCCAGCAGGAAGTGAGCTGGGTGGTGGCCTCCTACGGCATTGCCAACGTCATCGTCATCCCGATGACGGGCTTTCTGGCTGAGCAGTTCGGCCGCCGCAACTACTACCTCTTCTCCGTGATTCTGTTCACGCTGGCCTCTATGGCTTGCGGGCAGAGCACCAACATCTGGGAGCTGGTGGCGTTCCGCTTCATCCAGGGCATTGGCGGCGGTGCCCTCATGGCCACCTCGCAGGCTATTCTCATTGATACGTTTCCGCCCAAGCAGCTGGCCCTCGGGCAGGCGCTGTTCGGCATGGGCGTCATCATTGGTCCCACCATCGGCCCCACGCTCGGTGGCTACATCGTCGATAACTACTCCTGGCCCTGGATTTTCTACGTCAACGTGCCCGTGGGTATTGTGGCCGCCTTCTGCACCGTGCTCTTCATTCGTGACCCGGAGCGCATCAAAAATGCCATTCCCCGGCCCCTGCGCGACATCGACTGGGCCGGCATCTTCCTGCTTATCCTGGGTGTAGGCTCCTTGCAGCTGGTGTTGGAGCAGGGCGAACGGGAAGAGTGGTTTGAAAGCGCCTACATTCTGGCCTTCACGGCCGCCTCTATTATAGGAGTGGTCGGCTTCATCTGGCGCGAGCTAACCGCCGAACAGCCTATCGTGGATCTGCGCGTGCTCACCAAAAGCCGTAATCTGGCTGTAGGCGCGTTCCTGTCGTTCATTCTCGGGTTCGGCCTGTTCGCCTCCGTCTTCGTGTTCCCGATCTTCTGCCAGCGCATCCTCGGGTTCACCGCCGCCCAAACCGGCCTTCTGCTGTTGCCCGGCGCCCTGCTGTCGGGCTTCATGATGCCCATTGTAGGCAAGATGATCCAGAAAGGAGTGCCCCAGAAGTTTATGCTGCCCATCGGCTTTGGCGTCTTCTTCATCTTCTCCTATTGGATGAGCCGGCGCATTACGCCCTTGGCCGGCGAGAGTGACTTCTTCTGGCCCCTGATGCTGCGCGGCTTCGGTCTGGCCTTGCTGTTCCTGCCCATCACTACCATGTCGCTATCGGGCATCAGCGGCAAAGATGCCGGCCAGGCCGCCGGCCTCACCGGCATGATCCGGCAGTTGGGCGGCTCGTTTGGCGTCGCTTTGGTCGGTACTTATATAGAGCGCACCTCCTTCCACAACCGCGTAGCCCTGCTGCCCAACATCTCCCTCTACGACCCCGAAACCCAGCAGCGGGTACAAGGCCTCACCGCCAGCTTCGTGGCCAAAGGCGCCTCCCTGATGCAGGCCCAGCAGCAGGCCTACGCCGCCCTGGAAGGCATGCTGATGAAACAGACCGCCATCATCACCTACGGCCAGACCTTCCTGCTGATCGGGCTGTTCTTCCTGGCCTGCCTGCCGCTGGTGCTCATCGTCAAGCGCGCCCGCCCCGGCGAAAAGGTCGACTTGAACGCAGCCCACTGA